In Ctenopharyngodon idella isolate HZGC_01 chromosome 2, HZGC01, whole genome shotgun sequence, the following are encoded in one genomic region:
- the jund gene encoding transcription factor jun-D: MGTSLYPDEDIRGISRIMMKKDMSLNLDDQNSSNLKPDLRDAEGILNSPDLGLLKLASPELERLIIQSNGMVTTTPTSQFVYPKSVSDEQEFAEGFVKALEDLHKQNQLNGGPCVPPTLNRLTSSTSLALPTDLPVYTNLSTYGSTTVNYSTDTIPFPPPPPAHPMAAQQQQQQQQLLKDEPQTVPDMQSFGDSPPLSPIDMDTQERIKAERKKLRNRIAASKCRKRKLERISRLEDKVKTLKSQNTELASTASVLREQVAQLKQRVMNHVNNGCQLLPNQVQAY; encoded by the coding sequence ATGGGAACAAGCCTTTACCCAGACGAGGATATCCGAGGAATATCAAGAATAATGATGAAGAAAGACATGAGTTTAAACCTGGACGACCAGAACAGCTCCAACCTCAAGCCAGATTTGAGGGATGCTGAAGGAATTCTTAATTCACCCGATTTGGGACTCCTCAAGCTGGCTTCTCCGGAGCTGGAGAGGCTGATCATCCAGTCCAACGGGATGGTGACCACCACACCGACCTCCCAGTTCGTCTACCCGAAGTCGGTAAGCGACGAGCAGGAGTTCGCGGAGGGCTTCGTTAAAGCCCTGGAGGACCTTCACAAGCAGAACCAGCTGAACGGTGGACCGTGCGTTCCGCCGACGCTCAACAGACTCACCAGCAGCACTAGCCTCGCTTTGCCCACGGACCTGCCCGTGTATACGAACTTGAGCACGTACGGAAGTACCACGGTGAACTATTCCACGGACACCATTCCGTTCCCACCGCCGCCGCCCGCGCACCCGATGGCCgcgcaacaacagcagcagcagcagcagctgctAAAGGACGAGCCGCAGACCGTGCCGGACATGCAGAGCTTCGGCGACAGTCCGCCGCTCTCCCCCATCGACATGGACACGCAGGAGCGCATCAAGGCCGAGAGGAAGAAGCTGCGTAACCGGATCGCCGCCTCCAAATGCCGCAAGAGGAAACTGGAGCGGATATCCCGGTTGGAAGACAAAGTGAAAACTCTGAAGAGCCAAAACACGGAGCTCGCGTCCACGGCGAGCGTTCTGAGAGAGCAAGTGGCGCAGTTAAAACAGAGAGTGATGAACCACGTCAATAACGGCTGTCAGCTGCTGCCTAATCAAGTTCAAGCTTATTAA